In Vigna radiata var. radiata cultivar VC1973A chromosome 3, Vradiata_ver6, whole genome shotgun sequence, the following proteins share a genomic window:
- the LOC106757272 gene encoding villin-3 → MSSATKVLDPAFQGVGQKVGTEIWRIENFQPVPLPRSEYGKFYMGDSYIILQTTQGKGGAYFYDIHFWIGKDTSQDEAGTAAIKTVELDASLGGRAVQYREIQGHESDKFLSYFKPCIIPLEGGVASGFKKPEEEEFETRLYVCRGKRVVRIKQVPFARSSLNHDDVFILDTQNKIYQFNGANSNIQERAKALEVIQLLKEKYHEGKCDVAIVDDGKLDTESDSGEFWVLFGGFAPIGKKVIGEDDIVPEAIPAQLYSIVDGEVKPVEGELSKSLLENYKCYLLDCGAEVFVWVGRVTQVEERKAACQAAEEFVASQKRPKSTRITRIIQGYETHSFKSNFDSWPSGSATTSADEGRGKVAALLKQQGMGVKGAAKSTPVVEEIPPLLEGGGKMEVWQINGSAKTPLPKEDIGKFYSGDCYIVLYTYHSSERKEDYYLCSWFGKDSVEEDQRMAIRLATTMFNSLKGRPVQGRIFDGKEPPQFIALFQPMVVLKGGLSSGYKKFIADKGLPDETYTADSVALIRISGTSPHNNKVVQVDAIAASLNSTECFVLQSGSAVFTWHGNQCSLEQQQLATKVAEFLKPGVSLKLAKEGTETSAFWFAVGGKQSYTSKKATNDIVRDAHLFTFSFNRGKLQVEEIYNFSQDDLLTEDILILDTHAEVFVWIGQCVDPKEKQNAFEIAQKYIDKAASLDGLSPQVPLYKVTEGNEPCFFTAYFSWDHAKALVPGNSFQKKVTLLFGIGHAVEEKSNGSSQGGPRQRAEALAALNSAFKSSPEAAASADKLNGLNQGGPRQRAEALAALNSAFNSSSGAKIYTPRSSGRSQGSQRAAAVAALSSVLTAEKKKTSPETSPVASTSPVVENSNFGEKHGSIPDTKSESAPSETDVVEEVVPQVKETEESATETGTNGDSEPKQENVDNGGNDSENNQNVFSYEQLKTKSGSVVSGIDLKRREAYLSDKEFETVFGMSKEAFTKLPRWKQDMLKRKVDLF, encoded by the exons ATGTCTAGTGCTACAAAAGTTTTGGATCCAGCATTCCAGGGAGTTGGCCAAAAAGT AGGAACTGAAATATGGAGGATTGAGAATTTTCAACCAGTTCCATTGCCCAGATCTGAATATGGGAAATTCTACATGGGAGATTCTTACATCATCTTGCAG ACAACACAAGGCAAAGGAGGGgcttatttttatgatattcaCTTCTGGATTGGAAAGGATACAAGTCAG GATGAAGCTGGAACAGCAGCCATCAAAACTGTTGAACTTGATGCATCTCTTGGAGGACGTGCAGTGCAATACAGGGAAATTCAAGGGCATGAATCAGACAAATTTTTGTCATACTTTAAGCCATGTATAATACCATTAGAGGGTGGTGTCGCATCTGGATTTAAAAAACCTGAAGAAGAGGAGTTTGAAACACGTTTGTATGTATGCAGAGGAAAACGAGTTGTCAGAATAAAACAG GTCCCTTTCGCACGGTCTTCGCTGAATCATGACGATGTGTTCATCCTAGATACTCAGAATAAGATTTATCAATTCAATGGTGCTAACTCCAATATCCAGGAAAGAGCCAAGGCTCTGGAAGTTATTCAGTTGTTGAAGGAAAAGTATCATGAAGGAAAATGCGATGTTGCAATTGTTG ATGATGGCAAGCTGGATACTGAGTCAGATTCAGGTGAATTCTGGGTTCTCTTTGGTGGTTTTGCTCCCATTGGGAAGAAGGTAATTGGTGAGGATGATATTGTCCCAGAGGCCATTCCTGCTCAACTTTATAG TATTGTTGATGGTGAGGTCAAGCCTGTAGAAGGTGAACTTTCAAAATCACTGTTAGAGAACTACAAATGCTATCTATTGGACTGTGGCGCTGAGGTATTTGTCTGGGTTGGCCGGGTAACACaagttgaagaaagaaaagcagCATGTCAAGCAGCTGAG GAGTTTGTTGCAAGTCAAAAAAGGCCAAAATCTACGAGGATTACCAGAATTATTCAAGGATATGAAACACATTCATTTAAGTCCAACTTTGACTCTTGGCCATCAGGGTCTGCAACTACCAGTGCTGATGAAGGAAGAGGAAAAGTTGCAG CTTTGCTGAAACAACAAGGTATGGGTGTGAAAGGCGCGGCAAAAAGTACCCCAGTTGTTGAAGAAATTCCACCTTTGCTTGAAGGAGGCGGAAAGATGGAg GTATGGCAAATCAATGGAAGTGCTAAGACTCCATTACCTAAGGAAGATATTGGTAAATTCTATAGTGGAGATTGTTACATAGTGCTCTACACTTATCACTCTAGCGAGAGGAAGGAAGACTACTATTTGTGCAGTTGGTTTGGAAAAGACAGTGTTGAG GAGGACCAAAGGATGGCTATTCGATTGGCTACTACAATGTTCAACTCATTAAAGGGTAGACCTGTTCAG GGTCGCATATTTGATGGTAAAGAGCCACCACAGTTTATTGCTCTTTTCCAACCAATGGTGGTCCTCAAG GGAGGCTTGAGCTCTGGTTACAAAAAATTTATAGCAGATAAAGGCTTGCCAGATGAGACATACACAGCAGACAGTGTTGCACTTATTCGAATTTCAGGAACATCTCCTCATAATAATAAAGTGGTGCAAGTAGATGCA ATTGCAGCATCGTTGAATTCTACCGAATGTTTTGTTTTGCAATCTGGCTCAGCTGTTTTCACTTGGCATGGGAATCAATGCTCCCTAGAGCAGCAGCAGCTTGCAACAAAAGTTGCTGAATTTTTAAAG CCAGGAGTTTCTCTAAAGCTTGCTAAAGAAGGAACAGAAACCTCAGCTTTCTGGTTTGCAGTTGGGGGAAAACAAAGTTATACCAGCAAAAAGGCCACTAATGACATTGTCCGAGACGCACATTTGTTCACTTTCTCTTTCAATAGAG GAAAATTGCAG GTGGAGGAGATTTACAACTTTTCCCAAGATGATTTGTTAACAGAGGATATCCTCATACTTGACACGCACGCCGAAGTTTTCGTTTGGATTGGTCAGTGTGTGGAtccaaaagaaaagcaaaatgcATTTGAAATTGCCCAG AAATACATAGATAAGGCTGCATCTCTGGATGGACTATCTCCTCAAGTTCCACTATATAAAGTAACAGAAGGGAATGAACCGTGCTTTTTCACTGCATATTTTTCTTGGGATCATGCAAAAGCTTTG GTTCCAGGGAACTCCTTCCAGAAAAAGGTGACATTACTCTTCGGGATTGGCCATGCTGTAGAG GAAAAGTCTAATGGGTCCAGTCAAGGGGGACCAAGACAAAGAGCAGAAGCTTTGGCTGCCTTAAACAGCGCATTTAAGTCATCTCCTGAGGCAGCAGCTAGTGCG GATAAGTTAAACGGGCTAAATCAAGGAGGGCCAAGACAAAGGGCTGAAGCCTTAGCAGCCTTAAACTCTGCATTTAATTCATCATCTGGAGCCAAAATTTATACACCTAGGTCTTCTGGAAGAAGTCAGGGATCACAGAGAGCAGCAGCAGTAGCTGCTCTTTCTTCAGTTCTTACTgcagaaaagaagaaaacttcaCCCGAAACTTCTCCTGTGGCAAGCACCAGTCCTGTTGTGGAAAATAGTAACTTTGGTGAGAAACATGGCTCAATTCCAGATACTAAAAGTGAGAGTGCCCCTTCTGAAACGGATGTTGTTGAAGAAGTTGTTCCCCAAGTCAAGGAGACAGAAGAATCAGCCACTGAAACTGGCACAAACGGGGATTCAGAACCAAAACAAGAAAATGTGGATAATGGAGGAAATGACagtgaaaataatcaaaatgtCTTCAGTTATGAGCAACTAAAGACTAAATCTGGTAGTGTTGTGTCTGGAATTGATCTTAAACGGAGAGAG GCATATCTGTCAGACAAAGAGTTCGAAACTGTATTTGGAATGAGCAAAGAGGCATTCACTAAGTTACCAAGATGGAAGCAAGACATGCTGAAAAGAAAAGTGGATCTGTTCTAG
- the LOC106757274 gene encoding uncharacterized protein LOC106757274: MTVTKQNINNNNSNSSGIGMGMLLVLFSQDNKSNITDKPKLTLLSPSKTLLSKAQSTISICLLLFFTTLLLFTLSTFPNTSLTTKPTSHTLSHTLHTPFALQRMGTLHRRGTKSMSDLLISHVPDDTPLDDFRLFLRLLHRSYLTASSDVVFLFPSPSSSSKFTPIISQENHAFSTLLHLHARLNSTRLRQHPKSSFHPNRFRQHQQQQKEPLWGPKTKTNLTASSLGYGSVLSFHASELDPENSLAGFLDRVPLSLRRWACYPMLLGRVRRTFKHVILADVKTLLILKDPLARLKTPGPDSVLVFSKQEKHGKKTQRVVLSSIIIGGARGVRRLSGAMAVEIVRAATQHRKRKNPVTEYAILSQLVGGSGFVLKNRNVDLVASSESIPEAGGSSPTSFWEFAMVQRGVSNHDLNYVIRRQMCSSVLDSSVYRDC; encoded by the coding sequence ATGACagttacaaaacaaaacatcaacaacaataaCAGCAACAGCAGTGGCATAGGTATGGGTATGCTTCTGGTGTTGTTCTCCCAAGACAACAAATCCAACATCACCGACAAACCCAAACTCACTCTGCTTTCCCCTTCCAAAACCCTCTTATCAAAAGCACAATCAACCATCTCCATCTGCCTTCTGCTTTTCTTCACCACGCTCCTCCTCTTCACTCTCTCCACCTTCCCTAACACTTCCCTCACCACAAAACCCACTTCACACACCCTTTCACACACCCTTCACACACCCTTCGCGCTCCAACGCATGGGCACGCTCCACCGCAGAGGCACCAAATCCATGTCCGACCTTCTCATCTCCCACGTCCCCGACGACACTCCACTCGACGACTTCCGCCTCTTCCTCCGCCTCCTCCACCGCTCCTACCTCACTGCCTCTTCCGACGTCGTTTTCCTCTTCCCCTCCCCTTCCTCCTCCTCCAAATTCACCCCCATTATCTCCCAAGAGAACCACGCCTTCTCCACTCTGCTCCATCTCCACGCGCGCCTCAACTCCACGCGCTTGCGCCAACACCCCAAGTCCTCATTCCATCCCAATCGCTTCAGACAGCATCAGCAGCAGCAAAAGGAACCTCTTTGGGGTCCCAAGACAAAAACCAACTTAACCGCTTCCTCGCTCGGTTACGGATCGGTTCTCAGTTTCCACGCCTCCGAGCTTGACCCGGAGAACTCGCTCGCCGGCTTCCTCGACCGCGTCCCTCTCTCTCTCCGCCGCTGGGCCTGCTACCCCATGCTCCTCGGCCGCGTCAGACGCACCTTCAAACACGTCATCCTCGCCGACGTCAAAACCCTCTTGATTCTCAAAGACCCACTCGCCCGACTCAAAACTCCCGGCCCCGACTCGGTCCTTGTGTTCTCCAAACAAGAAAAACACGGCAAGAAAACGCAGCGTGTTGTTTTGTCCTCCATTATAATAGGCGGCGCTCGCGGCGTGCGGCGGCTCTCCGGCGCCATGGCTGTGGAGATAGTCCGCGCTGCCACGCAGCACAGGAAGAGGAAAAACCCCGTGACCGAGTACGCCATACTGAGTCAACTCGTCGGCGGGAGCGGGTTCGTTTTGAAGAATAGGAATGTTGATTTGGTGGCTTCGTCGGAGTCCATACCCGAGGCCGGTGGGTCTTCCCCGACGTCGTTTTGGGAGTTCGCGATGGTCCAACGCGGTGTGAGTAATCACGATCTTAATTATGTCATCAGAAGGCAAATGTGTTCGTCTGTGTTGGATTCTTCTGTCTATAGAGATTGTTAA